A region of Takifugu rubripes chromosome 6, fTakRub1.2, whole genome shotgun sequence DNA encodes the following proteins:
- the golga2 gene encoding golgin subfamily A member 2 isoform X2, which translates to MADQSRQIKLAAAKKKLKEFQQKSSPASMVGERGSSTGGAGAKKKRKVKGQSQTDAPSTDRSSPDNTLAEAATIGSSVSQMLEEPKSEPESNPANTNTATNPEPVSPHTEPQDYHDTNGGDNSMEENRPLSSTESLRQLSQQLNGLVSGSSVAYVNGDSGSSGNERELETRNQELAAALDSSNLTNSQLNTKLDQLTQQTRGLTEQLQKERKEFEDKHSKEHGAMREQLQVHIQTIGILVSEKSELQTALQYTQQAARQKSAEAEELNNRLQSSKQRVSELERTLSSVSTQQKQFEKHNKELEKERDSLRLELFRLNNVSEETKQQNSELSEQIKLSNEEKGAMKFEVEDLRKRLELADLMLQQCSSQSDPTSATQQAQLLLEEKQQLEMHNHQLLESIGHLQKERDRYAEQIQVEGRVWKDKTEQLLTQVALVAEERDQNISRVQELEAAITELKSAAALLSQEREAQNKAEPQSSEPSERELALEEVLNTLQQDKDAVTAQFQAQLRDNEQLSRLCAEQETRLGELERRVENQVQEEEDRRRMLEDVQSDKATISRALTQNRTLKDQLAELQNGFVKVTNENMELTNAIQSELHVKKELARRMGELQEELHNIKEQLEVKSQESQGLLAQREQLVAHLQQYSAGYQALASEREQLHHQYLQQVQLMDRLHHDESQGRVELEISHSQLNQAQEQLELLVRDNEQLKSEVRELLNSSALASSSLDHGEGRESPQQEDSISASIIIPEDFENQKEMEQFIRGALAQVEAERDEARRQLEEEHRLHLAARYQAAVALRLEQQHQSHKADHDQHDHAHAHDQHAHCDHDHDHSEGGVPVEVHQALQVAMEKLQHRFTSLMQEKADLKERVEELEHRCIQLSGETDTIGEYIALYQSQRAIMKQKHHEKEQYINMLAQDKEEMKMKLAELQDLVMRLVAERNDWYSRYTGAVAGSGTVNPDLLPVGQDHVGSEYQAHFQTEPNAVGGAEAMEIIPLSEPATGSEPSQLFPSGSANPDTKSLGPKEGGTAQQIMQLLHEIQNPQGTARSPPFLGENPCIPFFYRPDEQDEVKILVV; encoded by the exons ATGGCCGATCAGAGCAGGCAAATTAAACTCgcagcagcaaagaaaaag CTGAAAGAGTTTCAGCAGAAGAGCTCCCCTGCTAGCATGGTGGGGGAAAGGGGGAGCAGTACGGGGGGAGCAGGAgccaagaagaagaggaaggtcaAGGGGCAAAGCCAGACTGATGCACCTTCAACGGACAGAAGCTCTCCGGACAAT ACGTTGGCAGAAGCAGCCACCATCGGGTCGTCTGTTTCCCAGATGCTGGAGGAGCCAAAGAGCGAGCCCGAGTCTAACCCTGCTAATACTAACACAGCTACTAACCCTGAGCCTGTCAGTCCACAcactgaaccacag GACTATCATGATACCAATGGTGGTGACAACTCCATGGAAGAAAATAG ACCGCTGTCGTCCACCGAGAGCCTGCGGCAGCTCTCCCAGCAGCTGAACGGCCTGGTCTCTGGG tcGTCTGTTGCTTATGTGAACGGTGACAGTGGATCTTCTGGCAACGAGAGGGAGCTAGAG ACTCGGAACCAGGAGCTGGCAGCCGCCCTGGACTCCAGCAACCTTACAAACTCTCAGCTCAATACCAAGCTTGACCAGCTG ACGCAGCAAACTCGAGGACTGACAGAACAGTTACAAAAG GAACGCAAAGAATTTGAAGATAAACATTCCAAAGAACATGGAGCCATGCGGGAGCAATTGCAG GTTCACATTCAGACTATTGGTATACTAGTGTCAGAGAAATCCGAGCTGCAAACAGCGCTGCAGTACACACAACAGGCTGCTCGACAGAAATCAG CCGAGGCCGAGGAGTTAAATAATCGTCTGCAGTCGTCAAAGCAGAGAGTGTCGGAGCTGGAGAGAACGCTTTCCTCTGtgtcaacacagcagaaacagtTTGAGAAG CACAACAAAGAACTGGAAAAGGAGAGAGACTCCCTGAGACTGGAGCTGTTTAGACTAAA CAATGTAAGCGAGGAAACCAAGCAGCAGAACTCTGAGCTGTCAGAGCAGATAAAGCTGAGCAATGAGGAGAAAGGAGCAATGAAATTTGAGGTGGAGGACCTTCGCAAGCGTCTTGAGTTAGCCGATCTCATGTTGCAACAG TGCTCCAGTCAGTCTGATCCCACCAGTGCCACCCAACAGGCCCAGTTGCTGCttgaagagaagcagcagctaGAAATGCACAATCATCAG CTGTTGGAGTCCATAGGCCAtctgcagaaagagagggatCGTTATGCAGAACAGATCCAGGTGGAGGGTCGTGTCTGGAAGGACAAAACAGAACAGTTGCTTACACAG GTGGCTTTGGTGGCAGAAGAGAGGGACCAAAACATTAGCCGAGTTCAGGAACTAGAGGCTGCCATCACAGAGCTGAAAAGTGCTGCag CACTGTTGTCTCAGGAGAGAGAGGCCCAGAACAAAGCAGAACCTCAGTCCTCGGAGCCATCGGAGCGCGAGCTGGCTCTGGAAGAGGTGCTCAACACTTTACAACAGGACAAAGATGCTGTTACTGCACAGTTCCAGGCCCAG CTGCGAGATAACGAGCAGTTGAGCCGCCTGTGTGCAGAGCAGGAGACGCGTCTGGGAGAACTGGAGCGACGGGTGGAGAACCaagttcaggaggaggaggatcgcCGGCGCATGTTGGAAGATGTTCAGTCTGACAAGGCCACAATCAGCCGCGCTCTCACCCAGAACAGAACATTAAAAGACCAGTTGGCAGAGTTACAGAACGGGTTTGTGAAAGTG ACTAATGAGAACATGGAGCTGACTAATGCCATCCAGTCAGAGCTGCACGTGAAAAAGGAGCTGGCACGTCGGATGggtgagctgcaggaggagctgcacaaCATCAAAGAGCAG TTGGAAGTGAAAAGTCAAGAGTCGCAGGGCCTCCTGGCACAGAGGGAGCAGCTTGTGGCCCACCTGCAGCAGTATTCTGCTGGTTACCAGGCTCTTGCTTCAGAGCGGGAACAGCTTCATCACCAGTatctgcagcaggtccagctcatgGACAGGTTGCATCATGATGAGAGCCAAGGCCGGGTAGAGCTGGAGATCAGTCACAGTCAGCTCAATCAAGCACAG gagcagttGGAGCTGTTGGTTCGAGACAATGAGCAGCTGAAGAGTGAAGTGAGAGAGCTGCTCAACAGCTCTGCTCTTGCCTCATCGTCCTTAGACCATG GAGAAGGCAGAGAAAGCCCTCAGCAAGAGGACTCAATATCAGCTTCCATCATCATCCCAGAAGACTTTGAGAACCAGAAGGAGATG GAGCAGTTTATTCGAGGAGCTTTGGCTCAGGTGGAAGCAGAGAGGGACGAGGCCCGGAGACAACTGGAGGAAGAACATCGGCTTCACCTGGCAGCCAGGTACCAGGCGGCCGTGGCCCTCagactggagcagcagcaccaaagcCACAAAGCTGATCACGACCAGCACGATCACGCTCACGCTCACGACCAGCACGCTCACTGTGACCACGACCACGATCATTCTG AAGGAGGAGTGCCGGTGGAAGTTCACCAGGCCTTgcaggttgccatggagaagCTCCAGCACCGTTTCACCTCTCTCATGCAAGAGAAGGCTGACCTGAAGGAGCGGGTGGAGGAGTTGGAGCATCGCTGCATCCAGCTCTCCGGAGAGACCGACACTATAG GGGAGTATATAGCACTGTACCAGAGTCAGCGCGCCATCATGAAGCAGAAGCACCACGAGAAGGAGCAGTACATTAACATGTTGGCCCAGGacaaggaggagatgaag atGAAGCTGGCAGAACTGCAGGATTTGGTGATGAGACTGGTGGCAGAGAGGAACGACTGGTACAGCCGGTACACCGGCGCCGTGGCCGGCTCGGGCACAGTCAACCCCGACCTGCTTCCTGTCGGGCAGGACCACGTTGGGTCTGAGTACCAGGCGCACTTTCAGACAGAGCCCAATGCTGTGGGTGGAGCAG AAGCCATGGAGATCATCCCCCTGTCGGAGCCCGCAACAGGTTCGGAACCGTCTCAGCTGTTTCCATCTGGATCGGCCAACCCTGATACCAAATCCCTGGGGCCAAAAGAGGGCGGCACAGCTCAACAGATCATGCAGCTGCTCCACGAGATCCAAAACCCCCAGGGAACAGCAAGATCACCCCCTTTCCTTGGAGAGAACCCCTGCATCCCTTTTTTCTACAGGCCTGATGAACAGGATGAAGTGAAGATCCTTGTcgtttga
- the golga2 gene encoding golgin subfamily A member 2 isoform X5, with protein MADQSRQIKLAAAKKKLKEFQQKSSPASMVGERGSSTGGAGAKKKRKVKGQSQTDAPSTDRSSPDNDYHDTNGGDNSMEENRPLSSTESLRQLSQQLNGLVSGSSVAYVNGDSGSSGNERELETRNQELAAALDSSNLTNSQLNTKLDQLTQQTRGLTEQLQKERKEFEDKHSKEHGAMREQLQVHIQTIGILVSEKSELQTALQYTQQAARQKSAEAEELNNRLQSSKQRVSELERTLSSVSTQQKQFEKHNKELEKERDSLRLELFRLNNVSEETKQQNSELSEQIKLSNEEKGAMKFEVEDLRKRLELADLMLQQCSSQSDPTSATQQAQLLLEEKQQLEMHNHQLLESIGHLQKERDRYAEQIQVEGRVWKDKTEQLLTQVALVAEERDQNISRVQELEAAITELKSAAALLSQEREAQNKAEPQSSEPSERELALEEVLNTLQQDKDAVTAQFQAQLRDNEQLSRLCAEQETRLGELERRVENQVQEEEDRRRMLEDVQSDKATISRALTQNRTLKDQLAELQNGFVKVTNENMELTNAIQSELHVKKELARRMGELQEELHNIKEQLEVKSQESQGLLAQREQLVAHLQQYSAGYQALASEREQLHHQYLQQVQLMDRLHHDESQGRVELEISHSQLNQAQEQLELLVRDNEQLKSEVRELLNSSALASSSLDHGEGRESPQQEDSISASIIIPEDFENQKEMEQFIRGALAQVEAERDEARRQLEEEHRLHLAARYQAAVALRLEQQHQSHKADHDQHDHAHAHDQHAHCDHDHDHSEGGVPVEVHQALQVAMEKLQHRFTSLMQEKADLKERVEELEHRCIQLSGETDTIGEYIALYQSQRAIMKQKHHEKEQYINMLAQDKEEMKMKLAELQDLVMRLVAERNDWYSRYTGAVAGSGTVNPDLLPVGQDHVGSEYQAHFQTEPNAVGGAEAMEIIPLSEPATGSEPSQLFPSGSANPDTKSLGPKEGGTAQQIMQLLHEIQNPQGTARSPPFLGENPCIPFFYRPDEQDEVKILVV; from the exons ATGGCCGATCAGAGCAGGCAAATTAAACTCgcagcagcaaagaaaaag CTGAAAGAGTTTCAGCAGAAGAGCTCCCCTGCTAGCATGGTGGGGGAAAGGGGGAGCAGTACGGGGGGAGCAGGAgccaagaagaagaggaaggtcaAGGGGCAAAGCCAGACTGATGCACCTTCAACGGACAGAAGCTCTCCGGACAAT GACTATCATGATACCAATGGTGGTGACAACTCCATGGAAGAAAATAG ACCGCTGTCGTCCACCGAGAGCCTGCGGCAGCTCTCCCAGCAGCTGAACGGCCTGGTCTCTGGG tcGTCTGTTGCTTATGTGAACGGTGACAGTGGATCTTCTGGCAACGAGAGGGAGCTAGAG ACTCGGAACCAGGAGCTGGCAGCCGCCCTGGACTCCAGCAACCTTACAAACTCTCAGCTCAATACCAAGCTTGACCAGCTG ACGCAGCAAACTCGAGGACTGACAGAACAGTTACAAAAG GAACGCAAAGAATTTGAAGATAAACATTCCAAAGAACATGGAGCCATGCGGGAGCAATTGCAG GTTCACATTCAGACTATTGGTATACTAGTGTCAGAGAAATCCGAGCTGCAAACAGCGCTGCAGTACACACAACAGGCTGCTCGACAGAAATCAG CCGAGGCCGAGGAGTTAAATAATCGTCTGCAGTCGTCAAAGCAGAGAGTGTCGGAGCTGGAGAGAACGCTTTCCTCTGtgtcaacacagcagaaacagtTTGAGAAG CACAACAAAGAACTGGAAAAGGAGAGAGACTCCCTGAGACTGGAGCTGTTTAGACTAAA CAATGTAAGCGAGGAAACCAAGCAGCAGAACTCTGAGCTGTCAGAGCAGATAAAGCTGAGCAATGAGGAGAAAGGAGCAATGAAATTTGAGGTGGAGGACCTTCGCAAGCGTCTTGAGTTAGCCGATCTCATGTTGCAACAG TGCTCCAGTCAGTCTGATCCCACCAGTGCCACCCAACAGGCCCAGTTGCTGCttgaagagaagcagcagctaGAAATGCACAATCATCAG CTGTTGGAGTCCATAGGCCAtctgcagaaagagagggatCGTTATGCAGAACAGATCCAGGTGGAGGGTCGTGTCTGGAAGGACAAAACAGAACAGTTGCTTACACAG GTGGCTTTGGTGGCAGAAGAGAGGGACCAAAACATTAGCCGAGTTCAGGAACTAGAGGCTGCCATCACAGAGCTGAAAAGTGCTGCag CACTGTTGTCTCAGGAGAGAGAGGCCCAGAACAAAGCAGAACCTCAGTCCTCGGAGCCATCGGAGCGCGAGCTGGCTCTGGAAGAGGTGCTCAACACTTTACAACAGGACAAAGATGCTGTTACTGCACAGTTCCAGGCCCAG CTGCGAGATAACGAGCAGTTGAGCCGCCTGTGTGCAGAGCAGGAGACGCGTCTGGGAGAACTGGAGCGACGGGTGGAGAACCaagttcaggaggaggaggatcgcCGGCGCATGTTGGAAGATGTTCAGTCTGACAAGGCCACAATCAGCCGCGCTCTCACCCAGAACAGAACATTAAAAGACCAGTTGGCAGAGTTACAGAACGGGTTTGTGAAAGTG ACTAATGAGAACATGGAGCTGACTAATGCCATCCAGTCAGAGCTGCACGTGAAAAAGGAGCTGGCACGTCGGATGggtgagctgcaggaggagctgcacaaCATCAAAGAGCAG TTGGAAGTGAAAAGTCAAGAGTCGCAGGGCCTCCTGGCACAGAGGGAGCAGCTTGTGGCCCACCTGCAGCAGTATTCTGCTGGTTACCAGGCTCTTGCTTCAGAGCGGGAACAGCTTCATCACCAGTatctgcagcaggtccagctcatgGACAGGTTGCATCATGATGAGAGCCAAGGCCGGGTAGAGCTGGAGATCAGTCACAGTCAGCTCAATCAAGCACAG gagcagttGGAGCTGTTGGTTCGAGACAATGAGCAGCTGAAGAGTGAAGTGAGAGAGCTGCTCAACAGCTCTGCTCTTGCCTCATCGTCCTTAGACCATG GAGAAGGCAGAGAAAGCCCTCAGCAAGAGGACTCAATATCAGCTTCCATCATCATCCCAGAAGACTTTGAGAACCAGAAGGAGATG GAGCAGTTTATTCGAGGAGCTTTGGCTCAGGTGGAAGCAGAGAGGGACGAGGCCCGGAGACAACTGGAGGAAGAACATCGGCTTCACCTGGCAGCCAGGTACCAGGCGGCCGTGGCCCTCagactggagcagcagcaccaaagcCACAAAGCTGATCACGACCAGCACGATCACGCTCACGCTCACGACCAGCACGCTCACTGTGACCACGACCACGATCATTCTG AAGGAGGAGTGCCGGTGGAAGTTCACCAGGCCTTgcaggttgccatggagaagCTCCAGCACCGTTTCACCTCTCTCATGCAAGAGAAGGCTGACCTGAAGGAGCGGGTGGAGGAGTTGGAGCATCGCTGCATCCAGCTCTCCGGAGAGACCGACACTATAG GGGAGTATATAGCACTGTACCAGAGTCAGCGCGCCATCATGAAGCAGAAGCACCACGAGAAGGAGCAGTACATTAACATGTTGGCCCAGGacaaggaggagatgaag atGAAGCTGGCAGAACTGCAGGATTTGGTGATGAGACTGGTGGCAGAGAGGAACGACTGGTACAGCCGGTACACCGGCGCCGTGGCCGGCTCGGGCACAGTCAACCCCGACCTGCTTCCTGTCGGGCAGGACCACGTTGGGTCTGAGTACCAGGCGCACTTTCAGACAGAGCCCAATGCTGTGGGTGGAGCAG AAGCCATGGAGATCATCCCCCTGTCGGAGCCCGCAACAGGTTCGGAACCGTCTCAGCTGTTTCCATCTGGATCGGCCAACCCTGATACCAAATCCCTGGGGCCAAAAGAGGGCGGCACAGCTCAACAGATCATGCAGCTGCTCCACGAGATCCAAAACCCCCAGGGAACAGCAAGATCACCCCCTTTCCTTGGAGAGAACCCCTGCATCCCTTTTTTCTACAGGCCTGATGAACAGGATGAAGTGAAGATCCTTGTcgtttga